Proteins found in one Quercus robur chromosome 2, dhQueRobu3.1, whole genome shotgun sequence genomic segment:
- the LOC126712556 gene encoding putative FBD-associated F-box protein At3g50710 gives MKRRRRETKEEEEEEKERHRIERANRAERRESQINVRTKSCESCPSSARQNAFADTNTNTDIISTLPDPIVVHILSNLWIVEAVATSILSSGWRTLWTLIPKLYLQEPDLERPDLNLSFVDIVSRIWTLRNAISNPIPLHTFSICWSTPCRPFYVDTWVRAAILRGLEVLCLHNYCNDTESLVELPRSLFFSTTLVTLKLKGNIYLNPPSDSWFPSLRKLQLSLFKYANSDSSSTILTACPVLQDLELDVHLHAFQVNFNITIQVPTLKGLQLCCTNYFESSSSFKVYINTPSLEYFTFEGHLGKYVVLEKLPDLVELVLAVQIVDGVSIEGYAKRVRDLIRPFAHIKSLGLFTETTKILCHASGDDELPMFHGLSSLKFYACPFFEWHAIRLLLGQAPKLQILVFESCTDYSYGESVPDNSWDESLDVPECLSSHLTTCHYIGFLGNKDEMQLVRQILKVARVLKTINIIINSRLEPKSKLRVRKALSKIVKKFPKSSQTCEIAFDERPLL, from the exons ATGAAGAGGCGGAGGAGAGAAAcgaaggaagaggaagaggaggagaagGAGAGGCATAGAATTGAAAGAGCAAATAGGGCAGAAAGGAGAGAGAGTCAGATAAATGTAAGAACAAAGTCTTGTGAGAGTTGCCCATCTTCTGCTCGACAAAATGCCTTTGCTGACACCAACACTAATACTGACATTATTAGCACTCTACCGGACCCTATTGTCGTCCACATCCTCTCCAATCTCTGGATCGTAGAAGCTGTCGCCACAAGCATTTTGTCGAGCGGGTGGAGAACTCTATGGACTCTCATCCCAAAACTTTACTTACAAGAACCAGACTTAGAGCGACCAGATCTAAATTTGAGCTTTGTAGATATAGTGTCCAGAATATGGACTCTTCGCAATGCCATTTCCAATCCCATACCACTCCACACATTTAGCATCTGTTGGTCCACACCTTGTCGTCCCTTCTATGTCGACACATGGGTCCGCGCCGCCATTCTACGTGGTTTGGAAGTGCTTTGTCTACATAATTATTGCAATGATACTGAATCTTTGGTAGAGTTGCCACGCAGTTTGTTCTTTTCTACAACATTAGTAACTCTCAAATTGAAAGGCAACATTTATCTCAACCCACCTTCTGATTCTTGGTTCCCAAGTCTAAGGAAACTACAACTTTCACTCTTTAAGTATGCAAATTCTGACTCTTCGTCTACCATCCTCACTGCCTGCCCTGTCCTCCAAGATTTGGAACTCGATGTGCATTTGCATGCGTTTCAAGTCAATTTCAACATCACTATACAAGTACCCACCCTCAAAGGATTGCAGTTATGTTGCACTAATTATTTTGAGTCTTCATCATCATTCAAAGTCTACATAAACACCCCATCTCTCGAGTACTTTACTTTCGAGGGTCATTTGGGGAAGTATGTTGTGTTGGAAAAACTCCCCGACTTGGTTGAGCTAGTCCTTGCAGTTCAGATAGTTGATGGTGTTAGCATTGAAGGTTATGCAAAGAGGGTGCGGGATTTGATTCGACCTTTCGCTCACATTAAATCCCTGGGTTTGTTCACAGAAACCACAAAG ATTCTCTGCCATGCTTCTGGTGATGATGAACTTCCCATGTTTCATGGTTTGTCCTCCTTGAAGTTTTATGCTTGTCCTTTTTTTGAGTGGCATGCAATTAGACTCTTGCTTGGCCAAGCTCCAAAGCTTCAAATACTTGTCTTTGAATCGTGCACAGATTATTCCTATGGAGAATCAGTACCTGACAATTCTTGGGATGAGTCACTGGATGTCCCTGAATGCTTGTCATCACACCTAACAACTTGTCATTATATAGGATTTTTAGGGAATAAGGACGAAATGCAACTTGTTAGACAAATCCTAAAGGTGGCAAGAGTGTTAAAGACAATAAATATCATCATTAATAGTCGTCTAGAACCAAAGAGCAAGCTTCGTGTTCGCAAGGCATTAAGCAAGATAGTAAAGAAGTTCCCAAAGAGCTCTCAGACTTGTGAAATTGCATTTGATGAACGACCTCTGTTGTGA